CTATTTTCCCTTAGTCCACacctattttatatatatatatatatatatatatataaagtagtTTTGCAAGAGTCTATAGGTGGTCATTTCTTGGGTAAAATAAGTCGTTTTCACCTTCGAACTGAAATGTATTAATTACATGTACCTTCTTTTAGATACACCTATACGGAAGTACCTTTAAAGAGTAAAAGAAACGTTCAACCCTTGCGTGATTAAAACAATAATGTTTTATCTTCCGAGGTTAAGAAGAGAAGTGCAAAACTGCAAAAGGGCATGAAGGCCGTTGATGAAATGTTAGCCTGCGCTTCTGCATGTTCTTCAACCTTTTCATGCCGTTAAGTTTTTAgcgaaaatacaaaaccattatatatatataaaatgaccAGAAGGTTCTTAAtctgtaaaaaggaaaaactgttTTATAAAGGCAAAAgaggaaatttaaaaaattatatatttttgtcaaatgcttACTATATCCCTTTCCCTTTATTTTcataaatgaccaaaatacccttcacATATATGTGCAAGGTTTTCATCAAAATATAAGTTCGACGAAGTTTTAATTGTTCCAAAGTTCGAGTACACAAAAGTGCCAAGCAATTTAGACCACACTTCTAAGTCTATCGCATATTGAAAATGTACTAATAGAGAGTACAATAGCAACAGTTACTGCAACCGAGCTACATAGAAGGTGAAAACTGGTCGAAACCTGCCATTCATGCATGCACtcatgcatgtgtatgtgtgttgaatgtcttctttttatatttatatatatatatatatatatatatatgagaaaagaagATTATGGTACCGTTGAATTTAGTAGGCTCTTGGGAATCGTGCTCCTCCACAAACCCCTTTCAATGGCATGTTCATGGACAAAACGTCAGCCCTCATAACTATATACCTTCTTCTCCACATGCCTAACacttttttaataatataaaaacattTTCTCCCACCCATCACGCCCCACAATTTAAGGTACCACTTTCCCTCCCCTTTTCACTCCCCTTGGAAAAAGTTTTCCATAAAAATCACGTAGTCAGAGACTAAACCACCgtagttgttgttgttgtactgagatggaaagaaagagaatcttACATAGTGAACAAGGACAAGCGACGGGATGGTGGCATGCAGCATTAAAGTAGACGCAGGGAAACCCCATATTCACAGAAGCTCCATTAATGCACGTTGCCCAAACAAGAAATTCTCAGAACTGTTTTTGAAGAAGTTCAGTTAGATTTTTGGACATGGATATGGgaagagagaacaagaaaagattcatgagaggtgtcagaaaagatAACAATTTAATGCTGTGGAGCACCCATGTTCCATGCCTAGTTCTACGACCAATGAGCGATCGATCTCGTACATACCTATAcataaaaaggagaagaaacaaaaggaaaaagatagtCTGATGAGTCCTGTTAATCTCTTAATGTTGGTCTCTGTTGATGAAAGGAGGAACGATGTCCTGAAGGAGGCCATAGTCAGGCAGCTGATGATGATACTGCACTTGGGGAAGTGAAGGAGTGATGTTCTGCATGAACAAAGAGTGGGCATCGAAGGAGCTGTTCGTGTTGGGGAGTTGCACCGGCCGATCCACCGGAAAGCGGTAGCCGGCCGACGCCGAGAGTGGGGGCATCCCCATTATGGCTCCATTGCTCGCCCTCAGGGATGCGGGGCTGGGATGCGTGTGCTGGCCTTCGTAGGTTGTGACCACTATGGTTGGGTCCTGATAGGATCGTTCCACACGCTTCTTTACTGAGCACTTCTGGCTGGTGCACCTGTAGTAGCTCCTGCAACAACAGCGAAGAAGAAATATTTTCACCTGCAATGATCTGTATGGAAATTCTGGCGCATACCAACTTCATGGAATCTTAAGAACATAGGGAAATGTGAGGCGGACGGTAGAAATTCATCGTAATGcttctcattttttctgcaGTATCAGGATCACGAAGACCATGAGCCATGGAAGCTTCTGCAACTGCAATCTTAGAACCGACCTCTTTTCATCCATATCGATACTTCACATTATcgtttctacttttttttttttgctatacCACGAGAACAATTAGTTGAAATACGTATGCTGGAAGAAGAAAATTCTTCTCAATCCAATCTTCAGCAGCAATTGCACATGAAATCTGGAATGTTATTTATGCAGCTGTTTGACCCATTACGACCAGCCAAACAAGGAGAACCACAAGGTGCACTTATGAAAAAATACATCAAGAAACAGCACCTAACAAGGTGCACCAAGCCTGAAAACAGTCGGAAAGCTCTTTTCCTTTTGAGTTCTTCTTTTTTACCAGTTGTGCAGCTAAtaacttcaaattttcttgCAGACCctatcatataagcaacataaGGTCCAAAACCATGAAGTCATCCTGAATCCTACCGCTGCTCTATGTGAAGTTAATGGCGTCTTTCATATTAAATCAAAATTGTATATCAAACTCGAAATAAATTCTCCATATCACAGTTTGTTCCCCACCTTGATGAGAGGTCCAATGTTTCAAAGGTTTGTAGAACTCAAACATTCTAGGGTGGGCGGCCGGTTAGAGTTCTAGGTCTCCTTTGTCACTTAATTTGCTTAGGGTTTCGAGTGCTTGTGGAGTGCAAGGACCAAGCCGACACCTTGTCTAGGAAGGAAAACTACAGAAAGAGATGTAGAGATGTAGAGCgatagagagtgagagagttGCTAGGAAAGGGAGAAAGCTAGGGTACCTTGGATAAGGACTATTTTTCACAGCCTTTTGCCCGTATTTCCTCCACCTGTACCCGTCTTCCAGATGATCTACTTCGCTTTTGGTCATGAAAGCAAAGCGTGGCTCCCTTTGCTTCTTCTCCCCCTTCTTCCTTGGCTTGTTCCTGTGAAAAAGACACAGCAAGATTGTGATGGATCAACCATAAAGGTGGAAAGATACTGAAAGGGCATAAATTCAATGTGAACAAGGAAGCTgaaggggaagaggaggaaggagaaatgGTCACACTTCAACAATAAATCGAAGAAAAGAAACAGTCAATTATTTTACTGCTACCTCTCCAACTCCCCATTATTGGTGCACTATTGTACTCATGAATAGATACAATAGTGGTACTCCAGAAAAATTCTGGGATTCCACTGATCAACTAATAAGAAACTCACTCCCCGAACCAAATTTCATGCTAAATTTCATGCTAATCAAAGCATATCCTCACGCCGGAAACCATAGGCGGCGCCGGAATAAGTAAACCGAGCCAGCTAGGAGATCTACTTCATAAGGAGCAAAGTCCTagcaaaaagtaaaagaagaagaacaatagAGATAATAATttactttttcttgcttttctcctGCCCATCCTCAGTTGCACCGGGCTGATCATCCTTCCTGCTCTGGCCGGAATCCTCCTCGGCCGCCTCGGTGGTCGACGAAGAGTCGGACGAGTTCTGCCCAACT
This window of the Nymphaea colorata isolate Beijing-Zhang1983 chromosome 2, ASM883128v2, whole genome shotgun sequence genome carries:
- the LOC116246956 gene encoding WRKY transcription factor 71-like, giving the protein MAEGGDIFMMDAQFHRKPKVESTNFDVGYPFSDHFASSPAGDLMGMNELAGFDTSFLSFTQCLQAKIPVDCTTGPASDAPCSSEVLNLGEADPAAAAVGQNSSDSSSTTEAAEEDSGQSRKDDQPGATEDGQEKSKKKNKPRKKGEKKQREPRFAFMTKSEVDHLEDGYRWRKYGQKAVKNSPYPRSYYRCTSQKCSVKKRVERSYQDPTIVVTTYEGQHTHPSPASLRASNGAIMGMPPLSASAGYRFPVDRPVQLPNTNSSFDAHSLFMQNITPSLPQVQYHHQLPDYGLLQDIVPPFINRDQH